In the Dama dama isolate Ldn47 chromosome 13, ASM3311817v1, whole genome shotgun sequence genome, one interval contains:
- the PPP4R3A gene encoding serine/threonine-protein phosphatase 4 regulatory subunit 3A isoform X3: protein MSSPGLELPSCELSRLEEIAELVASSLPSPLRREKLALALENEGYIKKLLELFHVCEDLENIEGLHHLYEIIKGIFLLNRTALFEVMFSEECIMDVIGCLEYDPALSQPRKHREFLTKTAKFKEVIPISDPELKQKIHQTYRVQYIQDMVLPTPSVFEENMLSTLHSFIFFNKVEIVGMLQEDEKFLTDLFAQLTDEATDEEKRQELVNFLKEFCAFSQTLQPQNRDAFFKTLSNMGILPALEVILGMDDTQVRSAATDIFSYLVEYNPSMVREFVMQEAQQNDDVSKKLTEQKITNKDILLINLIIEHMICDTDPELGGAVQLMGLLRTLVDPENMLATANKTEKTEFLGFFYKHCMHVLTAPLLANTTEDKPSKDDFQTAQLLALVLELLTFCVEHHTYHIKNYIINKDILRRVLVLMASKHAFLALCALRFKRKIIGLKDEFYNRYIMKSFLFEPVVKAFLNNGSRYNLMNSAIIEMFEFIRVEDIKSLTAHVVENYWKALEDVDYVQTFKGLKLRFEQQRERQDNPKLDSMRSILRNHRYRRDARTLEDEEEMWFNTDEDDMEDGEAVVSPSDKAKNDDDIMDPISKFMERKKLKESEEKEVLLKTNLSGRQSPSFKLSLSSGTKTTLSSQSPAANLPGSPGSPGSPGSPGSPGSIPKSTSQTAAITTKGGLVGLVDYPDDDEDDDEDDDKEDTLPLSKKAKFES from the exons ATGTCATCACCAGGTTTAGAATTGCCATCTTGTGAATTAAGTCGTCTTGAGGAAATTGCAGAACTTGTGGCGTCATCCTTACCTTCTCCCCTGCGTCGTGAAAAACTTGCACTAGCACTGGAAAATGAGGGTTATATTAAAAAGCTCTTAGAGCTTTTTCATGTGTGTGAGgatttggaaaatattgaaggaCTGCACCACTTGTATGAAATTATCAAAGGCatcttcctcttgaatcgaaCTGCTCTTTTTGAAGTTATGTTCTCTGAGGAATGTATAATGGACGTCATTGGATGCTTAGAATATGATCCTGCTTTATCACAACCACGAAAACATAGGGAATTTCTAACAAAAACAGCCAAGTTTAAAGAAGTGATTCCCATATCAGATCCTGAGTTGAAACAAAAAATTCATCAGACGTACAGAGTTCAGTATATACAAGATATGGTTCTACCTACCCCTTCAGTCTTCGAAGAAAATATGTTATCAACACTtcactcctttatttttttcaataaggTAGAAATTGTTGGTATGTTACAG gaagatgaaaaatttctgaCAGATTTGTTTGCACAACTAACAGATGAAGcaacagatgaggaaaaaagaCAAGAGTTG gttaactttttaaaagaattttgtgCATTCTCCCAAACGCTACAACCTCAAAACAGAGATGCTTTTTTCAAGACTTTGTCAAACATGGGTATATTACCAGCTTTAGAAGTCATCCTT GGCATGGATGATACACAGGTGCGAAGTGCTGCTACTGATATATTCTCATACTTGGTTGAATATAACCCATCCATGGTACGAGAGTTTGTCATGCAGGAGGCACAACAGAATGATGATGTAAGTAAGAAGTTAACAGAGCAAAAAATAACCAACAAG GATATTTTGCTCATCAACCTCATCATAGAACATATGATTTGTGATACAGACCCTGAACTTGGAGGAGCAGTCCAGCTTATGGGCCTGCTTCGAACATTAGTTGATCCAGAAAACATGTTGGCTACTGCCAAT aaaacagaaaagactgaATTTCTGGGTTTCTTCTACAAGCACTGTATGCATGTCCTTACTGCTCCCTTACTGGCAAATACAACTGAAGACAAACCTAGCAAAG ATGATTTTCAGACTGCCCAGTTGTTGGCATTGGTATTGgaattgttaacattttgtgtGGAGCACCATACCTACCACATAAAGAACTACATTATTAACAAGGACATCCTCCGGAGAGTGCTGGTTCTTATGGCCTCGAAGCATGCTTTCTTGGCATTGT GTGCTCTTCGTTTTAAGAGAAAGATCATTGGATTAAAAGATGAGTTTTACAACCGCTACATaatgaaaagttttttatttgaACCAGTAGTCAAAGCATTTCTCAACAATGGATCCCGCTACAATCTGATGAACTCTGCTATAATAGAAATGTTTGAATTTATTAGAGTG GAAGATATAAAATCATTAACTGCTCATGTAGTTGAAAATTACTGGAAAGCACTGGAAGATGTAGATTATGTACAAACATTTAAAGGATTGAAACTGAGATTTGAACAACAAAGAGAAAGGCAAGATAATCCCAAACTTGACAG TATGCGTTCCATTTTGAGGAATCATCGATATCGAAGAGATGCTAGAACACTAGAAGATGAAGAGGAGATGTGGTTCAACACAGATGAAGACGACatggaagatggagaagctgtagtGTCTCCATCTGACAAAGCTAAGAATGATGATGACATTATGGATCCAATAAGTAAATTCATGGAGAGGAAGAAAT taaaagaaagtgaggaaaaggaGGTGCTTCTGAAAACGAATCTTTCTGGTCGGCAGAGCCCAAGTTTCAAGCTTTCCCTCTCTAGTGGAACAAAGACCACCCTCTCCAGCCAGTCACCTGCAGCAAATCTGCCTGGTTCTCCAGGGTCCCCTGGATCCCCAGGGTCTCCAGGCTCTCCTGGATCCATCCCTAAAAGTACATCTCAGACGGCAGCTATTACTACCAAG GGAGGCCTCGTGGGTCTGGTGGATTATCCTGAcgatgatgaagatgatgatgaggATGACGACAAGGAAGACACTCTGCCATTGTCAAAGAAAGCAAAGTTTGAGTCATAA